One window from the genome of Dioscorea cayenensis subsp. rotundata cultivar TDr96_F1 chromosome 3, TDr96_F1_v2_PseudoChromosome.rev07_lg8_w22 25.fasta, whole genome shotgun sequence encodes:
- the LOC120284164 gene encoding LOW QUALITY PROTEIN: uncharacterized protein LOC120284164 (The sequence of the model RefSeq protein was modified relative to this genomic sequence to represent the inferred CDS: deleted 1 base in 1 codon) encodes MATKPEQEKQEHHHSWEQKLQALTHILTHPTSTPSLHSQLFIASRVPCFLFWDYPPFLCSPNPPMLHWVLSLFFSRVSTFGLPAFSWRSSCPFLQPPPPFLSPAVVTAPVRWGSEERRDWARRRLRRGQLGLRLHPFVVISVPNLVLLALLLYDPLWLRSSARNP; translated from the exons ATGGCGACCAAACCAGAGCAGGAGAAGCAAGAGCATCATCATTCATGGGAGCAAAAGCTCCAAGCCCTCACCCACATCCTCACCCATCCAACCTCTACACCATCCCTCCATTCCCAGCTCTTCATTGCCTCTCGCGTCCCCTGCTTTCTCTTCTGGGATTATCCTCCATTTCTTTGTTCTCCTAACCCTCCAATGCTCCACTGGgttctctccctcttcttctcCCGTGTATCCACCTTCGGCCTC CCCGCTTTCTCCTGGCGTAGCTCTTGTCCCTTCCTTCAGCCTCCCCCTCCGTTTCTCTCCCCTGCTGTTGTCACCGCGCCGGTGCGGTGGGGATCCGAGGAGCGCCGGGATTGGGCTAGGCGAAGGCTCCGGAGAGGCCAGCTAGGGTTGCGTCTCCATCCCTTTGTTGTTATCTCGGTCCCTAATCTTGTTCTTCTGGCGCTGCTCCTCTACGACCCGCTTTGGCTTCGAAGCAGTGCGAG GAATCCTTGA
- the LOC120282608 gene encoding ADP,ATP carrier protein 1, mitochondrial: MADQVHHPSVIQKVAGQYQISSGFSRDLKACNQSFYSPSLYARRFTTGNYVNGALQNPLMQPYKATCDLSMVPSVSPVFAHAPAEKGFASFAIDFLMGGVSAAVSKTAAAPIERVKLLIQNQDEMIKAGRLSEPYKGISDCFGRTIKDEGFASLWRGNTANVIRYFPTQALNFAFKDYFKRLFNFKKDKDGYWKWFAGNLASGGAAGASSLLFVYSLDYARTRLANDSKAAKKGGERQFNGLIDVYRKTLKSDGIAGLYRGFNISCVGIIVYRGLYFGMYDSLKPVLLTGSLQDSFFASFALGWLITNGAGLASYPIDTVRRRMMMTSGEAVKYKSSFDAFSQILKNEGAKSLFKGAGANILRAIAGAGVLAGYDKLQLIVFGKKYGSGGA, encoded by the exons ATGGCAGATCAAGTACATCACCCGTCTGTCATTCAAAAGGTTGCTGGTCAGTACCAGATAAGCTCTGGCTTTTCCCGAGATTTGAAGGCTTGCAATCAAAGCTTTTATTCCCCTTCACTGTATGCAAGGCGCTTCACAACTGGGAATTATGTTAATGGGGCACTGCAGAATCCTTTGATGCAGCCGTACAAGGCGACCTGTGACCTTTCAATGGTGCCATCGGTCTCACCTGTCTTTGCCCATGCACCTGCTGAGAAAGGTTTCGCAAGCTTTGCCATAGACTTTCTCATGGGTGGTGTCTCTGCTGCTGTTTCGAAGACAGCGGCAGCTCCTATTGAACGTGTGAAGCTTCTTATCCAGAATCAGGATGAAATGATCAAGGCCGGTCGTCTTTCTGAGCCTTACAAGGGAATCTCAGATTGCTTTGGTCGCACGATCAAGGATGAAGGTTTTGCTTCATTGTGGAGGGGAAATACCGCAAATGTGATTCGTTATTTCCCAACTCAG GCATTGAACTTTGCATTCAAAGATTACTTCAAGAGGCTGTTCAACTTCAAGAAAGACAAGGATGGGTACTGGAAATGGTTTGCTGGCAACCTGGCATCCGGTGGAGCAGCTGGTGCTTCTTCCCTGTTATTCGTTTACTCCCTCGACTATGCTCGTACCCGTCTGGCCAATGattccaaagccgcaaagaagGGCGGGGAGAGGCAATTCAATGGCCTCATTGATGTCTACCGGAAAACTCTGAAATCTGATGGCATTGCTGGTCTGTACCGTGGTTTCAACATCTCATGTGTTGGAATAATTGTTTATCGTGGCCTCTACTTCGGAATGTACGATTCTCTGAAGCCCGTGCTTCTGACCGGAAGCCTGCAG GATAGTTTCTTCGCGAGCTTTGCCCTCGGCTGGCTGATCACGAACGGAGCAGGACTAGCATCATATCCTATTGACACAGTTCGCAGAAGAATGATGATGACCTCTGGTGAAGCTGTGAAGTACAAGAGCTCTTTTGATGCATTCTCTCAAATCTTGAAGAACGAGGGAGCCAAGTCTTTGTTCAAGGGTGCGGGAGCAAACATTCTCCGTGCCATTGCCGGTGCTGGTGTGCTTGCCGGTTACGACAAACTACAGCTGATTGTCTTCGGCAAGAAGTACGGCTCTGGCGGCGCCTAA
- the LOC120282630 gene encoding ADP,ATP carrier protein 1, mitochondrial-like, with amino-acid sequence MADQVHHPSVIQKVAGQYQISSGFSRDLKACQSFYAPSLYARRFTTGNYVNGALQNPLMQPYKATCDLSMVPSVSPVFAHAPAEKGFASFAIDFLMGGVSAAVSKTAAAPIERVKLLIQNQDEMIKAGRLSEPYKGISDCFARTIKDEGFASLWRGNTANVIRYFPTQALNFAFKDYFKRLFNFKKDKDGYWKWFAGNLASGGAAGASSLLFVYSLDYARTRLANDSKAAKKGGERQFNGLIDVYRKTLKSDGIAGLYRGFNISCVGIIVYRGLYFGMYDSLKPVLLTGSLQDSFFASFALGWLITNGAGLASYPIDTVRRRMMMTSGEAVKYKSSFDAFSQILKNEGAKSLFKGAGANILRAIAGAGVLAGYDKLQLIVFGKKYGSGGA; translated from the exons ATGGCAGATCAAGTACATCACCCGTCTGTCATTCAAAAGGTTGCGGGTCAGTACCAGATTAGCTCTGGCTTTTCCCGAGATTTGAAGGCTTGCCAAAGCTTTTATGCCCCTTCACTGTATGCAAGGCGCTTCACAACCGGGAATTATGTTAATGGGGCACTGCAGAATCCTTTGATGCAGCCGTACAAGGCAACCTGTGACCTTTCAATGGTGCCGTCGGTCTCACCTGTCTTTGCTCATGCACCTGCAGAGAAAGGTTTTGCTAGCTTTGCCATAGACTTTCTCATGGGTGGTGTGTCTGCTGCTGTTTCGAAGACAGCGGCAGCTCCTATTGAACGTGTGAAGCTTCTTATCCAGAATCAGGATGAAATGATCAAGGCCGGTCGTCTTTCTGAGCCTTACAAGGGAATCTCGGATTGCTTTGCTCGCACGATCAAGGATGAAGGTTTTGCTTCATTGTGGAGGGGAAATACTGCAAATGTGATTCGTTATTTCCCAACTCAG GCATTGAACTTTGCATTCAAAGATTACTTCAAGAGGCTGTTCAACTTCAAGAAAGACAAGGATGGGTACTGGAAATGGTTTGCTGGCAACCTGGCATCCGGTGGAGCAGCTGGTGCTTCTTCCCTGTTATTCGTTTACTCCCTCGACTATGCTCGTACCCGTCTGGCCAATGattccaaagccgcaaagaagGGCGGGGAGAGGCAATTCAATGGCCTCATTGATGTCTACCGGAAAACTCTGAAATCTGATGGCATTGCTGGTCTGTACCGTGGTTTCAACATTTCATGTGTTGGAATAATTGTTTATCGTGGTCTCTACTTCGGAATGTATGATTCTCTGAAGCCAGTGCTTCTGACCGGAAGCCTGCAG GATAGTTTCTTCGCAAGCTTTGCCCTTGGCTGGCTGATCACAAACGGAGCAGGATTGGCGTCATATCCTATTGACACCGTTCGCAGAAGAATGATGATGACCTCTGGTGAAGCAGTGAAATACAAGAGCTCTTTTGATGCATTCTCTCAAATCTTGAAGAACGAGGGAGCGAAGTCTTTGTTCAAGGGTGCTGGAGCGAACATTCTCCGTGCCATTGCCGGTGCTGGTGTGCTTGCCGGTTACGACAAACTACAGCTGATCGTCTTCGGCAAGAAGTACGGATCTGGCGGCGCCTAA
- the LOC120282619 gene encoding ADP,ATP carrier protein 1, mitochondrial-like, whose product MADQVNHPSVAQKLACQFQLSSGFSQDVLSHNHNIYSPSLYTRCFASGKYVNRGLQTSLIQPYRGTCDLSMVPSVSPVFAHAPAEKGFTSFAIDFLMGGVSAAVSKTAAAPIERVKLLIQNQDEMIKAGRLSEPYKGITDCFARTIKDEGFASLWRGNTANVIRYFPTQALNFAFKDYFKRLFNFKKDKDGYWKWFAGNLASGGAAGASSLLFVYSLDYARTRLANDAKAAKKGGERQFNGLVDVYRKTLKSDGIAGLYRGFNISCVGIIVYRGLYFGMYDSLKPVLLTGDLQDSFFASFALGWLITNGAGLASYPIDTVRRRMMMTSGEAVKYKSSLDAFSQILKNEGAKSLFKGAGANILRAIAGAGVLAGYDKLQLIVFGKKYGSGGA is encoded by the exons ATGGCGGATCAAGTGAATCACCCGTCAGTTGCCCAGAAGCTTGCTTGTCAGTTCCAGTTGAGCTCTGGTTTTTCCCAAGATGTGCTGTCTCACAATCATAATATTTATAGCCCTTCTCTGTATACAAGGTGCTTCGCAAGTGGGAAATATGTAAACAGGGGACTGCAAACCTCCTTGATACAACCTTACAGAGGCACATGTGATCTATCTATGGTCCCATCCGTGTCTCCGGTCTTTGCCCATGCACCTGCAGAGAAAGGTTTCACAAGCTTTGCTATAGACTTTCTCATGGGTGGTGTTTCTGCTGCTGTTTCTAAAACTGCTGCAGCTCCCATTGAACGTGTGAAGCTTCTCATCCAGAATCAGGATGAAATGATCAAGGCTGGTCGTCTTTCTGAGCCTTACAAGGGAATCACGGATTGCTTTGCTCGCACCATCAAGGATGAAGGTTTTGCTTCACTGTGGAGGGGGAATACAGCAAACGTTATCCGTTACTTCCCAACACAG GCGTTGAACTTTGCATTCAAAGATTACTTCAAGAGGCTGTTCAACTTCAAGAAAGACAAGGACGGGTACTGGAAATGGTTTGCAGGCAACCTGGCATCCGGTGGTGCGGCCGGTGCTTCttcattgttatttgtttaCTCTCTCGACTATGCTCGTACCCGTCTGGCCAATGATGCAAAAGCGGCAAAGAAGGGTGGGGAAAGGCAATTCAATGGCCTTGTTGATGTCTACCGGAAAACTCTGAAATCAGATGGCATTGCTGGTCTGTACCGTGGCTTCAACATCTCATGCGTTGGAATCATTGTTTATCGTGGCCTTTACTTCGGAATGTATGATTCTTTGAAGCCAGTGCTTCTGACCGGAGACCTGCAg GATAGTTTCTTCGCGAGCTTTGCCCTCGGTTGGCTGATCACGAACGGAGCAGGACTAGCATCATATCCTATTGACACGGTCCGCAGAAGAATGATGATGACTTCTGGTGAAGCTGTGAAGTACAAGAGCTCTTTGGACGCGTTCTCTCAAATCTTAAAGAACGAGGGAGCGAAGTCTTTGTTCAAGGGTGCCGGAGCAAACATTCTCCGTGCCATTGCCGGTGCTGGTGTGCTTGCTGGTTATGACAAACTTCAGCTGATTGTCTTTGGCAAGAAGTATGGCTCCGGTGGTGCCTAG
- the LOC120256648 gene encoding LOW QUALITY PROTEIN: threonine--tRNA ligase, chloroplastic/mitochondrial 2 (The sequence of the model RefSeq protein was modified relative to this genomic sequence to represent the inferred CDS: deleted 2 bases in 1 codon), translating into MDSVLRMAATVPVLLLLPGDRTLAGPSPTLFLPFHSPEDLRSPFWCSGVEALCGFIPSVPAPEAVAEVQKRAPEEESEKEEEKIVLPTNESSEKLLRIRHSCAHVMAMAVQKLFPDSKVTIGPWIDNGFYYDFDMEPLTDRDLKRIKKEMDRIINRNLPLIREEVARDEAQKRILALNEPYKLEILESIKEEPITIYHIGNEWWDLCAGPHVDSTGHINKKAVELESVAGAYWRGDENRPMLQRIYGTAWETEEQLKAYIHFKEEAKRRDHRRLGQDLDLFSIQDDAGGGLVFWHPKGAMVRHLIEDSWKKVHLQHGYDLLYTPHVAKADLWKISGHLDFYKENMYDQMDVEDEFYQLRPMNCPYHILVYKRKLHSYRDFPIRVAELGTVYRYELSGSLHGLFRVRGFTQDDAHIFCLENQIKDEIRGVLDLTEEILLQFGFRKYEVNLSTRPEKSVGSDDIWEKATAALRDALDDKGWDYQIDEGGGAFYGPKIDLKIEDALGRKWQCSTVQVDFNLPQRFDISYVDSNSEKKRPIMIHRAVLGSLERFFGVLIEHYAGDFPLWISPIQARVLPVTDTEVQYCSEVVSRLKSNGIRAELCYGERLPKLIRNAEKQKVPLMAVVGPKEVENKTVTLRSRFGGELGTMPSKSFIRKIQSAIENRTRL; encoded by the exons ATGGACTCCGTGCTGAGAATGGCGGCCACTGTGCCcgttctcctccttctccccGGCGATCGGACCCTCGCCGGACCCTCTCCGACCCTCTTCCTTCCCTTCCACTCGCCGGAGGATCTCCGCTCTCCGTTCTGGTGTTCCGGCGTTGAAGCCTTGTGCGGTTTCATCCCCTCCGTGCCGGCTCCTGAGGCCGTGGCTGAGGTCCAGAAGAGAGCCCCGGAGGAGGAGTctgagaaggaggaggagaagatcgTTCTACCCACTAATGAATCATCCGAGAAGCTTCTCCGAATTCGTCACTCG TGTGCTCATGTGATGGCCATGGCTGTTCAGAAACTTTTCCCTGATTCCAAGGTTACTATTGGTCCTTGGATAGATAATGGCTTCTATTATGACTTTGATATGGAACCTTTGACAGATAGAGATTTGAAGAGAATAAAGAAGGAAATG GATCGCATCATCAACCGAAACCTACCTTTGATTAGAGAAGAAGTTGCACGAGATGAAGCTCAGAAGAGAATATTGGCTTTAAATGAGCCATACAAACTGGAGATTCTGGAAAGTATCAAGGAAGAGCCTATCACCATCTATCATATTG GAAATGAATGGTGGGACCTCTGTGCTGGACCTCATGTCGACTCTACCGGGCACATAAACAAGAAAGCTGTTGAGCTTGAATCTGTTGCAGGGGCCTACTGGCGAGGAGATGAAAATAGACCAATGTTGCAGAGGATATATGGCACTGCATGGGAGACTGAGGAGCAATTAAAGGCTTACATTCACTTTAAAGAGGAGGCAAAGCGCCGGGATCATCGTCGCCTTGGGCAGGATCTTGATTTGTTCTCCATACAG GATGATGCTGGTGGAGGACTTGTATTCTGGCATCCAAAAGGTGCCATGGTAAGGCACCTGATTGAAGATTCATGGAAGAAAGTTCATCTTCAACATGGATATGACCTTCTGTATACCCCACATGTGGCAAAAGCTGATCTTTGGAAAATTAGTGGCCATTTGGATTTCTACAAGGAGAATATGTATGATCAAATGGATGTTGAAGATGAATTCTACCAACTTCGGCCTATGAATTGCCCATATCACATTCTTGTATACAAAAGGAAACTGCATTCATATAGGGATTTTCCTATCAGAGTGGCAGAGTTGGGAACTGTGTACAGATATGAACTCTCTGGTAGCTTGCATGGACTATTTCGTGTGAGAGGATTTACTCAG GACGACGCTCACATATTCTGTctggaaaatcaaatcaaggaTGAAATACGGGGAGTTCTTGATCTTACTGAAGAGATACTGCTTCAGTTTGGTTTTAGAAAGTATGAAGTCAACCTTTCAACCAGGCCAGAGAAATCTGTAGGCAGTGATGATATATGGGAAAAAGCTACTGCTGCCCTGAGAGATGCATTGGATGACAAAGGCTGGGATTATCAAATTGACGAAGGTGGTGGTGCATTCTATGGTCCGAAGATTGATCTCAAAATTGAAGATGCTCTCGGAAGGAAGTGGCAGTGTTCAACTGTGCAG GTTGATTTTAATTTGCCCCAGAGGTTTGACATTTCTTATGTGGATTCGAACTCTGAGAAGAAACGGCCTATCATGATCCACAGAGCTGTTCTTGGTTCTTTGGAAAGATTTTTTGGAGTCCTCATAGAACACTACGCCGGTGATTTCCCTCTGTGGATTTCACCTATCCAAGCTCGTGTTTTACCGGTCACTGATACTGAG GTTCAATACTGCAGTGAAGTGGTCTCAAGGCTTAAATCGAACGGGATTCGAGCTGAACTTTGCTACGGAGAGCGATTACCGAAGCTCATAAGGAATGCAGAGAAGCAGAAAGTGCCGCTAATGGCTGTCGTCGGTCCAAAAGAAGTCGAGAACAAAACTGTAACTCTTCGGTCCCGGTTTGGTGGTGAGCTAGGAACGATG CCGTCGAAGAGTTTCATTCGGAAAATTCAATCTGCCATCGAGAACAGAACTCGATTGTAG